The proteins below are encoded in one region of Acidobacteriota bacterium:
- a CDS encoding radical SAM protein, translated as MPEPAAPPQHRLDVSLHDFLMGAAAKPAPYQPPTGLLLEDPPFPQRPDVYATREEDLNTPPYDTPPQRHWGARHVYRDLKGYLFPYVRSRVMPGNFHPIIAYLFTEWKCNLDCHYCWAYNNSVKGMTEPVARAALDWLADNGTGVLALMGGEPLLRPQFVHKVVYYATKRGMWVYLPTNGRLLRPEVIDQLGDAGVATVNLAVDSVEIKPSLPKALAPIRSYFEYLCKRQYRYGFTVFFNINICRNNLDDVRQLTEIAHDHGISTDYHINESPMTDHGDFKHLERNETYITRDDWPAVDATIDWIIDKNKSGYKMVDSVQRLEAMKRFMRGQQGPWKCRAGQNTLIVRVDGSLAPCFPLYSASRDWGTVGAHKFEKPQLDEMKKTCSLTCFSTLNHNVAMAYNDGRVIKFLLKQALHGFRGVTGSMDQS; from the coding sequence ATGCCTGAACCCGCCGCCCCTCCCCAACATCGTTTAGACGTAAGCTTGCACGATTTTCTTATGGGCGCTGCGGCTAAGCCCGCGCCCTATCAGCCTCCGACCGGCTTGCTGCTGGAAGATCCGCCCTTCCCCCAGCGCCCCGACGTTTACGCTACCCGCGAGGAGGATCTCAACACCCCTCCCTATGACACCCCACCGCAGCGTCACTGGGGCGCGCGTCATGTGTACCGGGATCTGAAAGGCTATTTGTTCCCCTACGTCCGTTCGCGCGTCATGCCCGGGAATTTTCACCCCATCATCGCCTACTTGTTCACCGAGTGGAAATGCAACCTCGACTGCCATTACTGCTGGGCCTACAACAACAGCGTCAAGGGCATGACCGAGCCCGTCGCCCGCGCCGCGCTCGACTGGCTCGCCGACAACGGCACCGGCGTGCTGGCGCTGATGGGCGGCGAGCCGTTGCTCCGGCCCCAGTTCGTCCACAAAGTCGTCTATTACGCCACCAAGCGCGGCATGTGGGTCTACTTGCCCACCAACGGCCGCCTGCTCCGCCCCGAGGTCATCGATCAGTTGGGCGATGCCGGCGTCGCCACCGTCAATCTCGCCGTCGATTCGGTCGAGATCAAACCCAGCCTGCCCAAGGCGCTCGCCCCCATCCGCAGCTACTTCGAATACCTCTGCAAGCGCCAGTACCGCTACGGCTTCACGGTCTTTTTCAACATCAACATCTGCCGCAACAATCTAGACGACGTGCGTCAGCTCACCGAAATCGCCCATGATCACGGCATCTCGACCGACTACCACATCAACGAGTCGCCCATGACCGACCATGGCGACTTCAAGCACCTGGAGCGCAACGAAACCTACATCACCCGCGACGACTGGCCCGCGGTCGACGCCACCATCGACTGGATCATCGACAAAAACAAGTCCGGCTACAAAATGGTCGATTCCGTTCAACGCCTCGAGGCCATGAAGCGTTTCATGCGCGGCCAGCAAGGCCCCTGGAAATGCCGCGCCGGCCAGAACACTCTCATCGTCCGCGTCGATGGTTCGCTCGCCCCCTGCTTCCCGCTCTATTCCGCCTCGCGCGACTGGGGCACGGTTGGCGCCCACAAATTCGAAAAGCCCCAGCTCGACGAGATGAAGAAGACCTGCTCGCTCACCTGCTTCTCGACCCTCAACCACAACGTCGCCATGGCCTACAACGACGGTCGCGTCATCAAGTTCCTTCTCAAGCAGGCCCTCCACGGCTTCCGCGGCGTCACCGGCAGCATGGACCAAAGCTGA
- a CDS encoding CoA activase, producing MPRLLIGLDVGSTTVKALVGEESSDQIHWRDYQRHETKQPEKVLEFLRRMEADAGLTAGRDRIFMTGSGAGPLATLIGAKFVQEVTAVALAVEQLHPEVHSVVELGGQDAKIIVFKDGEQGGRKKKIPSMNDKCAGGTGAVIDKINAKLQIPPVDLCNQGYHGIKLHKVAGKCGVFAETDINSLQKAGTPNDELMASLFEAIVLQNLSVLTRGNTLRPHVLLLGGPNSFIRGLRECWQANIPRIWEERHVEIPPGAKPEDLIRVPDNAQYYAALGAIAFGRDEDADVGVYAGTAPLLDYLDVGRHQEKLKSGGKALVENPEELKTFREQFRPVPFTPATFASGDVVKGFLGLDGGSTSTKVALLDEHRQVLEKVYQLSKGNPIQDTMEVCAKLREKVEASGARLEILGAGTTGYAKDMLKDVLHADVALVETVAHTESAMLFYDDPHVIVDVGGQDIKLIVLKDGRVKDFKLNTQCSAGNGYFLQSTAEGFGIPVEKYADIAFAAETMPVFGYGCAVFMQSDIVSFQRQGWRAEEILAGLAAVLPKNVFLYVAGIPSLAALGSRFVLQGGTQNNLAAVKSEVDFIRSSFKGAAPPEIIIHQHCGESGAIGAAVEALRLWRRGKQTSFIGLDAVARIQYRTTRNEATRCYFCKNNCLRTFIDVQTIANAQPEPVANFKSKVPILQGEQRLIIATCEKGTVEELGAMKDIKAGLDKMRAANPNLVDLAAHEAFRPPVVDCVAEEPKAAGFHWGKAAEAAKQRALLFGARGSVRIGIPRVLNTYVYAPFYNGYLQALGIKPENIVYSDYTSPDLYRAGSSRGAIDPCFPAKIGIAHVHNLLSVKHPKKSLDAIFFAMVDVLHTPLTHLTGSNACPTVTATPETAKAAFIKESNLFAEAGVRFLGPVLDFQDHKLLAWQLFKAFDPMLSLTEDENVRAVEAGFAAMTGYETDMRRRARETLDQLEREDRVGLVMLGRPYHHDPGLNHEILDEFSKLGYPVFSQSLLPLDEDLLERLFGAEVRAGVIQDPLDISDVWKNSFSASTNHKVWAAKFTARHPNLVALEISSFKCGHDAPIYGVVEGIIESSGTPYFSFKDLDENKPTGSIRIRVETIDYFLRRYREDIADRRKARQTAESDIAARLAELERELRAETESNLVHA from the coding sequence ATGCCACGCCTCCTGATTGGCCTCGATGTCGGCTCAACCACGGTCAAAGCTCTGGTTGGCGAAGAATCTTCCGACCAAATTCACTGGCGCGACTACCAGCGCCACGAGACCAAGCAGCCGGAAAAGGTCCTCGAGTTCCTGCGCCGCATGGAAGCCGACGCCGGTCTCACCGCCGGCCGCGACCGCATCTTCATGACCGGCTCCGGCGCCGGGCCGCTGGCCACGCTCATCGGCGCCAAGTTCGTTCAGGAAGTAACGGCCGTCGCCCTGGCGGTCGAACAGTTGCATCCCGAGGTGCATTCGGTGGTCGAGCTGGGCGGTCAGGACGCCAAGATCATCGTCTTCAAGGATGGCGAGCAGGGCGGCCGCAAAAAGAAAATCCCCTCCATGAACGACAAGTGCGCTGGCGGCACCGGCGCGGTCATCGACAAGATCAACGCCAAATTGCAAATCCCGCCGGTCGATCTCTGCAACCAGGGCTATCACGGCATCAAGCTGCACAAGGTTGCGGGCAAATGCGGCGTCTTTGCCGAAACCGATATCAACAGCCTGCAAAAAGCGGGCACGCCCAATGACGAGCTGATGGCTTCGCTCTTCGAAGCCATCGTCCTGCAGAACCTGAGCGTGCTCACGCGCGGCAACACCCTGCGGCCGCACGTGCTGCTGCTGGGCGGACCCAACTCGTTCATCCGGGGCCTGCGCGAATGCTGGCAGGCCAACATACCCCGCATCTGGGAAGAACGCCACGTCGAGATCCCGCCCGGCGCCAAACCGGAAGATCTCATCCGCGTGCCCGACAACGCTCAATACTACGCCGCGCTCGGCGCCATCGCCTTCGGCCGCGACGAAGATGCCGACGTCGGTGTCTACGCCGGCACCGCGCCGCTGCTCGATTACCTCGACGTCGGCCGCCACCAGGAGAAGCTCAAATCCGGCGGCAAAGCCCTGGTCGAAAACCCCGAAGAACTCAAAACCTTCCGTGAGCAATTCCGCCCGGTGCCGTTCACGCCCGCGACCTTTGCCTCCGGCGACGTCGTCAAAGGCTTTCTCGGTCTCGATGGCGGCTCAACCTCGACCAAAGTCGCCCTGCTCGACGAGCACCGCCAGGTGCTGGAGAAGGTCTACCAGCTCTCGAAAGGCAATCCCATTCAGGACACGATGGAGGTCTGCGCCAAGCTGCGCGAAAAAGTCGAAGCCTCCGGTGCGCGCCTCGAAATCCTGGGCGCCGGCACCACCGGCTACGCCAAGGACATGCTCAAAGATGTCCTCCATGCGGATGTTGCTCTGGTGGAAACCGTCGCCCACACCGAATCGGCCATGCTGTTCTACGACGATCCCCACGTCATCGTCGATGTTGGCGGCCAGGATATCAAGCTCATCGTCCTCAAAGACGGCCGCGTCAAGGACTTCAAGCTCAACACCCAATGCTCGGCCGGCAACGGCTACTTCCTGCAGTCCACCGCCGAAGGCTTCGGCATCCCGGTCGAAAAGTACGCCGACATCGCCTTCGCCGCCGAGACCATGCCCGTGTTCGGCTACGGCTGCGCCGTCTTCATGCAATCCGACATCGTCAGCTTCCAGCGCCAGGGCTGGCGCGCCGAAGAAATCCTGGCCGGCCTGGCCGCGGTGCTGCCCAAAAACGTTTTCCTCTACGTCGCCGGCATTCCCAGTCTCGCCGCCCTCGGCTCGCGCTTCGTGCTTCAGGGTGGCACGCAAAACAATCTCGCGGCGGTGAAGTCCGAAGTCGACTTCATCCGTTCCAGTTTCAAGGGCGCCGCGCCGCCCGAGATCATCATCCACCAGCACTGCGGCGAATCCGGCGCCATCGGCGCCGCCGTCGAAGCGTTGCGTCTCTGGCGGCGCGGCAAACAGACTTCCTTCATCGGACTCGACGCCGTCGCCCGCATCCAGTACCGCACCACCCGCAACGAAGCCACCCGCTGCTACTTCTGCAAGAACAACTGCCTGCGCACCTTCATCGACGTGCAGACCATCGCCAACGCCCAACCCGAGCCGGTCGCCAACTTTAAATCGAAAGTTCCGATCCTGCAGGGCGAGCAGCGCCTGATTATCGCCACCTGCGAAAAGGGCACGGTCGAAGAACTCGGCGCCATGAAAGACATCAAAGCCGGTCTCGACAAAATGCGCGCCGCCAACCCCAACTTGGTCGATCTCGCCGCCCACGAGGCGTTTCGCCCGCCCGTCGTGGACTGCGTGGCCGAAGAGCCTAAAGCTGCCGGCTTCCACTGGGGCAAAGCCGCCGAGGCCGCCAAGCAGCGCGCCCTGCTGTTTGGGGCGCGCGGTTCGGTCCGCATCGGCATCCCGCGCGTCCTCAACACCTACGTCTACGCGCCCTTCTACAACGGCTACCTCCAGGCCTTGGGCATCAAGCCGGAAAACATCGTCTACTCCGACTACACCTCGCCTGATCTCTATCGCGCTGGTTCCAGCCGCGGCGCCATCGACCCCTGCTTCCCGGCCAAAATCGGCATCGCCCACGTCCACAACCTGCTCAGCGTCAAGCATCCCAAAAAATCTCTGGACGCTATCTTCTTTGCCATGGTGGACGTACTCCACACCCCGCTCACCCATCTCACCGGCTCCAACGCCTGTCCCACGGTGACGGCCACGCCGGAAACCGCCAAGGCGGCCTTCATCAAGGAGTCAAACCTGTTCGCCGAAGCCGGTGTGCGCTTTCTCGGCCCCGTGCTCGATTTCCAGGACCACAAGTTGCTCGCCTGGCAGCTCTTCAAGGCCTTCGATCCCATGCTCTCGCTCACGGAAGACGAAAACGTCCGCGCCGTCGAGGCCGGCTTCGCCGCCATGACCGGTTATGAGACCGACATGCGCCGCCGCGCGCGCGAAACTCTCGATCAGCTCGAGCGCGAAGACCGCGTCGGCCTGGTCATGCTCGGCCGCCCGTATCATCATGATCCCGGCCTCAACCACGAAATCCTCGATGAGTTCAGCAAGCTCGGCTATCCCGTCTTCTCCCAGTCTCTGCTGCCGCTCGATGAAGATTTGCTCGAGCGCCTCTTCGGCGCCGAAGTCCGCGCCGGCGTCATCCAGGATCCGCTGGACATCTCCGACGTCTGGAAGAATTCCTTCTCCGCCTCCACCAACCACAAAGTCTGGGCGGCCAAGTTCACCGCCCGCCACCCCAATCTCGTGGCGCTCGAGATTTCCAGCTTCAAGTGCGGCCACGACGCGCCCATTTACGGCGTGGTCGAAGGCATCATCGAAAGCTCCGGCACGCCCTACTTTTCCTTCAAGGATCTCGACGAGAACAAGCCGACAGGTTCCATTCGCATCCGTGTGGAAACCATCGACTACTTCCTGCGCCGCTACCGCGAGGACATCGCCGACCGCCGCAAAGCGCGTCAAACCGCCGAGAGTGACATCGCAGCGCGCCTGGCCGAACTCGAACGCGAACTGCGCGCGGAAACTGAGAGCAACCTCGTCCATGCCTGA
- a CDS encoding activator of (R)-2-hydroxyglutaryl-CoA dehydratase, which produces MPLPRAAFVSLDQLDPAAQAQKAQAASSAGALHAERERAIAQRLAAERLRLRQQAGLEDQPGASKHFHRPIERAFTGAERDRVTLLFGGLTWKHERLIQAAFQGNGYNCVVLPVPDVAAFQLGKEFGNNGQCNPTYFTVGNLVQFLQKLESEGVPRQEIVDNYVFFTAGSCGPCRFGMYEAEYRYALKNAGFDGFRVLLFQQQDGIKAASGEPGLKFTVNFGMSMLNAMLLGDAINDLVYQIRPFEVNKGETDRVFDEAVNQLCTRIHNQHPFELMERAPKAIRPWLARHTKIKDTGSILCKIYSHLYGREFRSALRECRDKLNTIAVDRTRLRPVVKITGEFWAQITEGDGNFHMFRFIEEEGAQVIVEPIATWVAYMIHLVRITTIANRHINAPHPKATWRRPHQMLANELKFRQKWLMLVIGEAMWTLFYHRVTKRLGNITHHLVPQKELARVAAPFYNNLARGGEGHLEVGKNVYYTAHKLCHMVLGLKPFGCMPSSQSDGAQSAVVNRFPDMIYLPIETSGEGAVNAHSRVQMALGEAKVKAKMEMERILRETGVSLADVRAYTQAHPELRRPFYRVPHTEGVTSVAANFVLHLRNKVPHGHRSEPAPSATSASAV; this is translated from the coding sequence ATGCCCTTGCCCCGCGCTGCCTTTGTTTCTCTCGATCAGCTTGATCCCGCCGCCCAGGCCCAAAAGGCGCAGGCCGCCTCCTCCGCCGGTGCCCTGCACGCCGAACGCGAGCGCGCCATTGCGCAGCGCCTGGCTGCCGAACGGCTGCGGCTGCGTCAGCAGGCTGGCCTCGAGGACCAGCCCGGCGCCTCCAAGCACTTTCACCGCCCCATCGAACGTGCCTTTACCGGTGCGGAGCGCGACCGCGTCACCCTCTTGTTCGGCGGCCTGACCTGGAAACACGAGCGCCTGATCCAGGCAGCGTTTCAGGGCAACGGCTACAACTGCGTGGTGCTGCCCGTGCCCGACGTGGCGGCATTTCAGTTGGGCAAGGAGTTCGGCAACAACGGCCAGTGCAACCCGACGTACTTCACCGTCGGCAATCTGGTCCAGTTCCTGCAAAAACTCGAATCTGAAGGCGTGCCGCGCCAGGAGATTGTGGACAACTACGTCTTCTTTACCGCCGGCTCCTGCGGTCCCTGCCGCTTTGGCATGTACGAGGCCGAGTACCGCTATGCCCTGAAGAACGCCGGCTTTGACGGCTTCCGGGTGCTGCTATTCCAGCAGCAAGATGGCATCAAGGCTGCCTCGGGCGAGCCCGGCCTGAAGTTCACCGTCAACTTTGGCATGAGCATGCTCAATGCCATGCTGCTGGGCGACGCCATCAACGACCTGGTCTACCAAATCCGTCCTTTCGAGGTGAACAAAGGCGAAACCGACCGCGTCTTTGACGAGGCCGTCAACCAGCTCTGCACTCGCATCCACAATCAGCACCCCTTCGAGCTGATGGAGCGCGCCCCCAAAGCAATCAGGCCCTGGCTTGCCCGGCACACCAAAATCAAAGACACCGGCAGCATTCTTTGCAAGATCTACTCCCACCTCTACGGTCGCGAGTTCCGTTCGGCACTGCGCGAGTGCCGCGACAAGCTGAATACCATCGCGGTGGACCGTACCCGGTTGCGGCCGGTAGTCAAGATCACCGGCGAGTTCTGGGCGCAGATCACCGAAGGTGACGGCAACTTCCATATGTTCCGCTTCATCGAGGAGGAAGGCGCCCAGGTGATCGTCGAACCCATCGCCACCTGGGTGGCCTACATGATCCATCTGGTCCGCATCACCACCATCGCCAACCGCCATATCAACGCGCCCCATCCCAAAGCGACCTGGAGGCGGCCGCATCAGATGCTGGCCAACGAGCTCAAATTCCGCCAGAAGTGGCTGATGCTGGTCATCGGCGAGGCCATGTGGACGCTGTTTTATCACCGCGTGACCAAGCGCCTGGGCAATATCACCCATCACCTCGTGCCCCAAAAGGAGCTGGCGCGCGTGGCCGCACCCTTCTATAACAACTTAGCCCGCGGCGGCGAGGGCCATCTCGAAGTCGGCAAGAACGTCTACTACACCGCCCACAAACTCTGCCACATGGTGCTCGGCCTCAAGCCCTTCGGCTGCATGCCTTCTTCGCAGTCCGACGGCGCGCAATCCGCGGTGGTCAACCGTTTCCCCGACATGATCTATCTGCCGATTGAAACCAGTGGGGAAGGCGCCGTCAACGCCCACAGCCGCGTCCAGATGGCCTTGGGCGAAGCCAAAGTCAAAGCCAAAATGGAGATGGAGCGCATCCTGCGCGAAACCGGCGTCTCCCTCGCCGACGTGCGCGCCTACACCCAGGCTCATCCCGAGCTTCGCCGCCCCTTCTATCGCGTCCCCCACACCGAAGGCGTAACCTCGGTCGCGGCGAACTTCGTCCTCCATCTCCGCAACAAAGTTCCCCACGGCCATCGCTCCGAGCCCGCACCTAGCGCTACCTCCGCCTCTGCGGTCTAG
- a CDS encoding M23 family metallopeptidase, translating into MVRHDWDGQVDRVPIPVRWVVAFVICAAVGLVTIAGFAGSYGRMLIKVQAFNELRSRQNLLESQLDHTRKDADTYKAEVASLGSLASEVSALYNFKHNASLKDRVRNASRTPGLPLAASANLVPASQIYADTLSSFQVLETRAMAASLPLHNRMGAWEPDIWPVRGRITSSFGERIDPFQGEGAFHAGIDIAVPFGTSVHVTADGVVVFAGIMDGYGRTVIVDHGHGVQTLYAHMSSLAVAVGQQVDRDEVVGYVGESGWTTGPHLHYEVRIHHAPVNPYSYLR; encoded by the coding sequence ATGGTCCGCCATGACTGGGACGGCCAGGTTGATCGAGTCCCGATCCCGGTAAGGTGGGTTGTCGCGTTTGTCATCTGTGCTGCCGTGGGTCTGGTCACGATTGCCGGTTTTGCCGGCTCCTACGGTCGCATGCTCATCAAGGTACAGGCCTTCAACGAGCTGCGCTCGCGCCAGAACCTGCTCGAGTCCCAGCTGGATCACACCCGCAAGGATGCCGATACCTATAAAGCTGAGGTCGCCAGCCTGGGCAGTCTGGCCAGTGAAGTCAGCGCCCTGTACAACTTCAAGCACAACGCCAGCCTCAAGGATCGCGTCCGCAACGCCAGCCGCACCCCTGGCCTGCCTCTGGCCGCCTCGGCCAACCTGGTGCCGGCCAGCCAGATTTACGCCGACACCCTCAGCAGCTTCCAGGTGCTCGAAACCCGCGCCATGGCAGCCTCTCTGCCCCTACACAACCGCATGGGCGCCTGGGAGCCGGACATCTGGCCGGTGCGCGGCCGCATCACCAGCAGCTTCGGCGAACGCATCGATCCCTTCCAGGGAGAAGGCGCCTTTCACGCCGGCATTGACATTGCCGTGCCCTTTGGTACGTCAGTCCATGTCACCGCCGACGGCGTCGTGGTGTTTGCCGGCATCATGGATGGCTATGGCCGCACGGTCATTGTCGATCACGGCCACGGCGTGCAAACCCTCTACGCCCACATGTCGAGCTTAGCCGTCGCCGTCGGCCAGCAGGTCGATCGTGATGAGGTCGTCGGGTATGTCGGTGAGAGCGGTTGGACCACGGGTCCTCACCTCCACTACGAAGTGCGCATTCACCACGCCCCGGTGAATCCGTACAGCTATTTGCGCTAA
- a CDS encoding inorganic diphosphatase, whose product MNLKDLPLGEAAPERVNAIVEIPKGTRAKYEYDVTLGVFRLDRVLYASMFYPTAYGFLPSTLAEDGDPLDVLVLISEPLDVGVMLEAAPIGMLKMRDEKGADDKVLAVATHDRTYREVRELEHVAEDELRLIEHFFRTYKTLEYKDVVSQGWLGRSHAYALIEASRQRYAATPHS is encoded by the coding sequence ATGAACCTGAAAGATCTGCCCTTGGGTGAGGCTGCGCCCGAGCGCGTCAACGCCATCGTCGAAATTCCCAAAGGCACGCGCGCCAAGTACGAGTACGACGTCACGCTGGGCGTGTTCCGCCTCGACCGTGTCCTCTACGCCTCCATGTTCTACCCCACCGCCTACGGCTTTCTGCCCAGTACGCTCGCCGAGGACGGCGATCCGCTCGATGTGCTGGTGTTGATCAGCGAACCCCTCGATGTTGGCGTTATGCTGGAGGCCGCCCCCATCGGCATGCTCAAAATGCGCGATGAAAAAGGCGCGGACGACAAGGTCCTGGCCGTCGCCACCCACGACCGCACCTACCGCGAGGTGCGCGAGCTCGAGCACGTCGCCGAAGACGAGCTGCGCCTCATCGAACACTTCTTCCGCACCTACAAGACTCTCGAGTACAAAGACGTCGTCAGCCAGGGCTGGCTCGGCCGCAGCCACGCCTACGCCCTCATTGAGGCCTCCCGCCAGCGCTACGCCGCCACGCCCCACTCCTGA